A section of the Candidatus Neomarinimicrobiota bacterium genome encodes:
- a CDS encoding T9SS type A sorting domain-containing protein, translated as MLVVQDITAANHTAKLMGVEEKKSLILSVDKGVSLSITGDIQVLLDAKAEESVRLEIDLGRNDIYNLHLERFHLVQASARIVEIRDDRHYEIEEPLASTYRGTITDDPSSQVRLTVARNYLSGFIQTSTGERLVLENQEFEKSSSIQIRAIQNGGGIEQVRGYQDDFSLSPTTYSKQILNPNNIAMHKTFSENGMLTAEIAIIADYEAYLKANSSMELANELLSILNYMDAYYNQLNIQYQLVEMIIFADSYSGGLPQTTDAGAYLRAVDNWVAGGGVSNWHDIATFWTGRIIGYSYAWLNTIGQFGRHHLVEFWGMGETRWLANFQAHEAGHNWGATHVAHDSRYIMSPYIYDGVINWNDTTRTAFQNHIQTAGAVLDTDLPDSSSFLIFNSPQIVADDNQNGLADPGESVELEFEIKNVGGQSSENSNLSLHSSGSSRDWITVHNPDFNFGEIEVDSSLKIRHTVDLNSNIPVPYIAELIYTIHSGLDSMRYYYSITIGQKAEYHANIVAAEVSGNSDGKFDPGERVSLVLDLVNHGQRAGENITITIRPDEQDVDYLVDLDTSYTISRLDIDESTYLIIPFSLSPDFPEGEELELFIQITDTAELVTYSKSFMVGMPYGFVYWEDFEYDQPGSSTSGWSLPNASSLDLLTSQDSMEVYDKVNDHWVSAPFDGDRALSYGPNWVGSFRVISPQIDLRSARRPKLSFQEIRAWDPTQAGGTPEHSLKLQYGSNSDGPWYTLQTIAVHEALIGVWQQEIIDLEAVKDKEVYFSFSGNQQHYYWRLDKFTIVDGAASDPEMPVGHKVFSYPNPFNSTATILYDLDRRSDIRIELYNIRGQLVEVLDQGSKPAGTYSLQLHAAGYDSGMYLCRLQTDDNYHISKLMLMK; from the coding sequence GTGCTGGTAGTCCAGGACATCACAGCTGCAAACCATACTGCAAAACTCATGGGAGTCGAAGAAAAGAAATCGTTGATTCTTTCAGTGGATAAAGGCGTCTCCCTATCAATCACAGGCGATATTCAAGTGTTGCTGGATGCTAAAGCAGAAGAATCTGTAAGATTGGAAATTGATCTGGGTCGCAATGATATCTACAATTTACATCTTGAACGCTTTCACCTTGTACAGGCGAGTGCTCGGATCGTTGAAATCAGGGATGATAGGCACTACGAGATTGAGGAACCCCTGGCATCCACTTACAGAGGGACGATTACAGATGATCCTAGCAGTCAGGTGAGATTAACCGTGGCTAGGAATTATCTATCCGGGTTCATTCAAACAAGTACTGGCGAGAGGCTTGTTCTGGAAAATCAAGAATTTGAAAAATCCAGCTCGATTCAGATTCGTGCTATTCAAAATGGTGGAGGGATTGAGCAGGTCCGTGGCTATCAGGATGACTTTAGCTTATCACCAACGACCTACTCGAAGCAAATCCTCAATCCAAATAATATTGCTATGCATAAGACCTTTTCGGAGAATGGTATGCTTACCGCCGAAATCGCAATAATCGCTGATTATGAAGCCTATTTGAAAGCGAATTCCAGCATGGAGCTCGCAAACGAACTTCTCAGCATATTGAACTATATGGACGCCTACTACAATCAACTCAATATTCAATATCAGCTTGTTGAGATGATCATTTTCGCTGATTCTTATTCTGGGGGTCTGCCTCAGACAACTGACGCAGGTGCTTACTTGAGGGCTGTTGATAATTGGGTCGCAGGCGGTGGCGTCTCAAATTGGCATGACATTGCAACATTCTGGACTGGCAGGATCATTGGCTACTCATATGCATGGCTTAACACAATCGGACAGTTTGGGCGCCATCATCTTGTTGAGTTTTGGGGGATGGGAGAAACCCGTTGGTTGGCTAATTTTCAAGCCCACGAAGCCGGTCATAATTGGGGCGCAACCCATGTAGCCCATGACAGTCGATATATTATGAGCCCATATATATATGATGGGGTTATCAATTGGAATGATACAACCCGCACTGCCTTCCAGAATCACATTCAAACTGCAGGGGCTGTCCTCGATACTGATCTACCAGATTCAAGTAGTTTCTTAATTTTCAATTCACCACAGATTGTTGCTGATGACAATCAAAACGGGTTGGCTGATCCGGGAGAGTCAGTTGAACTTGAATTTGAAATAAAAAATGTAGGGGGGCAGAGCTCAGAAAATTCAAATCTCAGCCTACACTCCTCAGGCTCAAGCAGGGATTGGATAACTGTTCATAATCCGGATTTTAATTTTGGTGAAATTGAGGTGGATTCGAGTCTGAAAATAAGACATACTGTAGATTTGAATTCCAACATACCCGTGCCCTATATAGCAGAATTAATCTATACCATCCACTCTGGATTGGATAGCATGAGATACTACTACAGTATAACAATTGGGCAAAAAGCAGAGTACCATGCGAATATTGTAGCGGCTGAAGTTTCAGGGAATTCAGATGGGAAATTTGATCCAGGTGAACGGGTATCCCTCGTACTTGATCTGGTTAACCATGGTCAGCGAGCCGGCGAAAATATTACGATCACCATTAGACCTGATGAGCAGGATGTTGACTATCTCGTCGATTTAGACACTTCGTACACCATTAGCAGATTGGATATCGACGAGTCAACCTACCTGATCATTCCCTTTTCGTTATCTCCCGATTTTCCAGAAGGTGAGGAGCTGGAGCTCTTTATTCAAATTACTGATACAGCGGAGCTGGTTACTTACAGCAAATCCTTCATGGTTGGGATGCCCTATGGATTTGTGTACTGGGAAGATTTTGAATATGATCAGCCAGGATCAAGTACCTCGGGCTGGAGTCTCCCAAATGCTAGCTCTTTGGACCTCCTGACCTCCCAGGATAGTATGGAAGTTTACGACAAAGTAAATGATCACTGGGTTTCAGCTCCTTTTGATGGTGATAGAGCACTGTCGTATGGACCAAACTGGGTAGGGTCTTTTAGGGTGATTTCCCCGCAAATTGATCTTAGAAGTGCTAGAAGACCAAAACTCAGCTTTCAAGAAATAAGAGCTTGGGATCCTACTCAAGCAGGTGGAACGCCAGAGCATTCCTTAAAATTGCAATATGGCTCCAATTCAGATGGACCTTGGTACACCCTACAAACCATTGCTGTTCACGAGGCTCTAATTGGAGTTTGGCAACAAGAGATCATTGATCTCGAAGCAGTCAAAGATAAAGAAGTCTATTTTTCTTTCAGTGGTAATCAGCAACATTATTACTGGCGCCTGGATAAGTTTACCATAGTGGATGGTGCTGCGAGTGATCCTGAAATGCCTGTGGGACATAAGGTATTCAGCTATCCTAATCCGTTCAATTCCACTGCGACAATTCTATATGATTTAGATAGAAGATCAGATATTCGAATTGAGCTCTATAACATTCGGGGACAGCTCGTGGAAGTGTTGGATCAAGGATCCAAACCAGCAGGGACATACTCTCTGCAATTACATGCCGCAGGATATGATTCAGGTATGTATTTATGCCGTCTTCAGACCGATGATAACTATCACATCTCCAAGTTGATGCTGATGAAGTAG
- a CDS encoding LacI family DNA-binding transcriptional regulator, with product MNRKSPTLKDIANELGLSISTVSRALQDHAGIAEETITKVKKVAERFDYFPDSIAKNLKTNASRTIGVIVPEIKHDFFSSAIDGMEDLAYKHGFTIIVSKSNEDYNREVLNTHNMLSNRVAGIVASVSQTTQDGDHFRRFLRRGIPVVLFDRVLDNLDVSKVIVDDYEGAFKATQHLIEMGYRRISHLAGPTYLSIARERLRGYREALAKHNIEYDEEIVIHGTLEERSGTIGIKTLFELSDPPDAIFAINDPVAVGAHKEVIAMGLNIPADIGITGFSNNPITELIDPPLTTIDQHGYKMGQEAVQILMDELNTVMEKRKKFTRIVETTLIVRESTQRQIK from the coding sequence ATGAATCGAAAATCACCAACATTAAAAGATATCGCTAACGAACTTGGTTTATCCATTTCGACTGTTTCACGTGCCTTACAAGACCATGCAGGCATTGCAGAAGAAACTATCACCAAAGTTAAAAAGGTGGCGGAGCGATTTGACTACTTCCCGGATAGCATAGCCAAGAATCTTAAGACAAACGCCTCAAGGACAATTGGGGTAATTGTGCCAGAGATAAAGCATGACTTTTTTTCCTCAGCAATAGATGGGATGGAAGATTTAGCGTACAAGCACGGATTCACAATTATCGTTTCCAAATCTAACGAGGATTATAACCGTGAAGTCTTAAATACTCACAACATGCTATCAAATAGAGTGGCTGGAATCGTAGCATCTGTCTCTCAAACAACACAGGATGGAGATCATTTTCGACGATTTCTGCGAAGGGGCATACCCGTTGTACTATTTGATCGCGTCCTGGATAATTTAGATGTTTCCAAAGTGATTGTTGATGATTACGAGGGGGCGTTTAAGGCCACCCAACATTTGATAGAAATGGGGTATAGACGCATTAGTCACCTCGCTGGGCCAACCTATCTGAGTATAGCAAGGGAACGATTAAGAGGGTATAGAGAAGCGCTGGCAAAACATAACATTGAGTATGATGAAGAAATTGTTATTCATGGGACCTTAGAAGAACGATCCGGTACAATAGGGATAAAGACTCTATTTGAGTTATCTGATCCGCCAGATGCGATCTTTGCCATTAATGATCCAGTAGCCGTTGGTGCTCACAAAGAAGTAATTGCAATGGGATTAAACATTCCTGCCGATATTGGAATTACTGGATTTAGTAACAATCCCATTACTGAACTTATTGACCCTCCCTTAACAACCATTGACCAGCATGGATATAAAATGGGACAAGAAGCTGTCCAAATTTTGATGGATGAACTAAATACTGTAATGGAGAAACGGAAGAAATTTACCCGGATAGTTGAGACTACACTTATCGTTAGAGAATCAACTCAGCGACAAATAAAATAA
- a CDS encoding galactose mutarotase codes for MSENVKIKTCGIISEYPFGQLKTGEKISKYCLTNNNKLSVNVLNYGGILQSIKTPDLSGNFSDILLGYDNLEGYLEDESYMGAVIGRFANRIAGGTFVLDNTAYPLTKNDGINCIHGGQIGFNRVVWEAEKLDSGKGEMLLLSHNSPHGDQGFPGNLSVSALYALNDDNELNIRIRAMSDRKTVINVSLHPYFNLSGTPASDLDSHLLSIEAQKYLPINEHMVPTGEIRSVANSVFDFRNEIPIHSRIVDDNSQLTIAGGFDHCFIINEPNGSLRSMAVLEDIESGRSLTLSSNAPAMQLYTANFLNGSVKGKGGISFDKWQAVCLEPEEYPNSPRENKFPSPVLEANDEYDHQIQYKFDVLNK; via the coding sequence ATGAGTGAGAATGTCAAAATAAAGACGTGTGGTATAATTTCTGAATATCCTTTTGGTCAGCTAAAAACTGGCGAGAAAATCTCCAAATATTGTTTGACAAATAATAATAAGCTATCTGTCAATGTTCTCAATTATGGTGGAATATTGCAATCCATAAAGACACCTGATTTGAGCGGCAATTTTTCTGATATACTCCTGGGGTATGACAATCTGGAAGGATATCTGGAAGATGAATCATATATGGGTGCTGTAATCGGGAGGTTTGCAAATAGAATTGCGGGGGGAACATTCGTACTTGATAATACTGCTTATCCATTGACAAAAAATGATGGGATAAATTGTATTCATGGTGGTCAAATTGGATTCAATCGGGTTGTATGGGAGGCTGAAAAATTAGATTCGGGGAAGGGCGAAATGCTTTTATTGAGTCATAATAGCCCGCATGGTGATCAAGGCTTCCCAGGAAATTTATCTGTTAGTGCCCTATATGCCCTAAATGATGACAACGAATTGAATATTAGAATAAGGGCAATGAGTGACCGGAAGACAGTGATAAATGTTTCACTGCATCCATATTTCAATTTGTCCGGTACACCTGCATCTGACCTTGATTCTCATTTACTCTCAATTGAGGCTCAAAAATATTTACCAATCAACGAACATATGGTTCCAACTGGAGAAATAAGATCTGTAGCAAATTCAGTCTTTGATTTTCGAAATGAAATTCCAATCCACTCGCGAATCGTGGATGATAATTCCCAGTTAACAATTGCAGGCGGATTTGACCACTGTTTCATAATTAACGAGCCAAACGGTAGCCTGAGAAGTATGGCTGTGCTCGAGGATATCGAAAGTGGAAGATCGCTTACCCTCTCATCGAATGCACCAGCTATGCAGTTATATACAGCAAACTTTCTGAATGGAAGCGTTAAGGGGAAGGGTGGAATCTCCTTTGATAAATGGCAAGCTGTCTGCCTGGAACCAGAAGAATATCCAAATTCTCCCAGAGAGAACAAATTTCCATCCCCGGTGCTTGAGGCGAACGACGAATATGACCATCAAATCCAATACAAATTTGATGTTTTAAACAAATAA